In Lonchura striata isolate bLonStr1 chromosome 18, bLonStr1.mat, whole genome shotgun sequence, one genomic interval encodes:
- the CDK2AP1 gene encoding cyclin-dependent kinase 2-associated protein 1 isoform X1, whose product MIYCIVGVNITDGHICRCCYCCKQPKVSGRHGDASLNFRTLLLLPLAMSLGMSYKPNLNAHIPGTPLNPAGGVHSPSTSMATSAQYRQLINDYGPPSLGYTQGIQGTSSSQVPQSKYAELLAIIEELGKEIRPTYAGSKSAMERLKRGIIHARGLVRECLAETERNARS is encoded by the exons ATGATATATTGCATTGTGGGTGTCAATATAACTGACGGCCATATTTGCCGGTGCTGCTACTGCTGTAAACAACCCAAAGTGTCTGGGAGACACGGAGACGCTTCGCTGAATTTCAGGACGCTTCTCCTCCTCCCGCTGGCCATGTCTCTGGGAATGTCTTACAAGCCCAACTTGAACGCCCACATCCCCGGGACTCCCCTCAACCCGG ctgggggtgttcacTCTCCCTCCACAAGTATGGCAACATCGGCACAGTACAGACAGCTCATAAACGACTACGGCCCCCCATCTCTAGGCTATACACAAGGGATACAG GGCACCAGCAGCAGTCAAGTACCACAGAGCAAATATGCAGAACTTCTAGCTATCATAGAAGAATTAGGAAAAGAGATTAGACCTACATATGCTGGGAGTAAAAGTGCGATGGAGAGGCTAAAAAGAG GCATTATCCATGCTAGAGGATTAGTTCGGGAATGCCTGGCCGAGACGGAACGAAATGCGAGATCCTAG
- the MTRFR gene encoding mitochondrial translation release factor in rescue isoform X1: MCRAGGTAEVSGDGGGFVPEKPCPGFCMNVPGLFQFAFLLRGVQTPSWTRWGLRKQQLSLPSVPLLQAARKRNSLNLLEISEADLEEQFVRGDGPGGQATNKTNNCVVLKHIPSGIVVKCHQTRSVEKNRKIAREILQEKVDLFYKGEDSDVFKEKKASEKQKQEKKRRAKENLERKKLFKEMQQLDKE; encoded by the exons ATGTGTCGTGCGGGCGGGACGGCGGAGGTGAGCGGGGACGGCGGAG GTTTCGTTCCAGAGAAGCCTTGTCCTGGTTTCTGTATGAATGTTCCAGGTTTATTTCAGTTTGCATTCTTACTGAGAGGGGTGCAAACACCATCATGGACACGGTGGGGTctgaggaagcagcagctctccctgcccagcgTCCCCTTGCTTCAGGCAGCAAGGAAAAGGAACTCTTTGAATCTCCTTGAAATAAGTGAGGCAGATTTAGAAGAACAGTTTGTAAGAGGTGATGGCCCAGGAGGTCAAGCCACAAATAAGACAAACAACTGTGTTGTTCTGAAGCATATTCCATCTGGGATTGTAGTGAAG tgtCATCAGACAAGATCAGTGGAGAAGAACAGAAAGATTGCCAGAGaaatcctgcaggaaaaagTTGACCTTTTCTACAAAGGCGAAGACAGTGATGtttttaaagagaagaaagcatcagagaagcaaaagcaggagaaaaaaagaagagcaaagGAAAACCTAGAAAGGAAGAAGCTTTTTAAAGAGATGCAACAATTGGATAAGGAATAA
- the CDK2AP1 gene encoding cyclin-dependent kinase 2-associated protein 1 isoform X2, which produces MNAEFFGLGRRRALGSCGSHRDFPLGAGGVHSPSTSMATSAQYRQLINDYGPPSLGYTQGIQGTSSSQVPQSKYAELLAIIEELGKEIRPTYAGSKSAMERLKRGIIHARGLVRECLAETERNARS; this is translated from the exons ATGAATGCTGAATTTTTTGGGCTTGGCCGACGgagggctctgggcagctgtggATCTCACAGGGATTTTCCTCTGGGAG ctgggggtgttcacTCTCCCTCCACAAGTATGGCAACATCGGCACAGTACAGACAGCTCATAAACGACTACGGCCCCCCATCTCTAGGCTATACACAAGGGATACAG GGCACCAGCAGCAGTCAAGTACCACAGAGCAAATATGCAGAACTTCTAGCTATCATAGAAGAATTAGGAAAAGAGATTAGACCTACATATGCTGGGAGTAAAAGTGCGATGGAGAGGCTAAAAAGAG GCATTATCCATGCTAGAGGATTAGTTCGGGAATGCCTGGCCGAGACGGAACGAAATGCGAGATCCTAG
- the MTRFR gene encoding mitochondrial translation release factor in rescue isoform X2: MNVPGLFQFAFLLRGVQTPSWTRWGLRKQQLSLPSVPLLQAARKRNSLNLLEISEADLEEQFVRGDGPGGQATNKTNNCVVLKHIPSGIVVKCHQTRSVEKNRKIAREILQEKVDLFYKGEDSDVFKEKKASEKQKQEKKRRAKENLERKKLFKEMQQLDKE, encoded by the exons ATGAATGTTCCAGGTTTATTTCAGTTTGCATTCTTACTGAGAGGGGTGCAAACACCATCATGGACACGGTGGGGTctgaggaagcagcagctctccctgcccagcgTCCCCTTGCTTCAGGCAGCAAGGAAAAGGAACTCTTTGAATCTCCTTGAAATAAGTGAGGCAGATTTAGAAGAACAGTTTGTAAGAGGTGATGGCCCAGGAGGTCAAGCCACAAATAAGACAAACAACTGTGTTGTTCTGAAGCATATTCCATCTGGGATTGTAGTGAAG tgtCATCAGACAAGATCAGTGGAGAAGAACAGAAAGATTGCCAGAGaaatcctgcaggaaaaagTTGACCTTTTCTACAAAGGCGAAGACAGTGATGtttttaaagagaagaaagcatcagagaagcaaaagcaggagaaaaaaagaagagcaaagGAAAACCTAGAAAGGAAGAAGCTTTTTAAAGAGATGCAACAATTGGATAAGGAATAA